The DNA window AGACAATTTCGCAATTGGAACGCCATCCGAACAAAGCTACAGTTGAAAGGCTATTGCGCGCACTGGCTGTACTTGACGTGGAACTGGTGCTTAGAGAAAAACAATCAACAATTGCCAACGTGCAAGCTAACCAAGAAGTGTGGTGACCAATGGGGCGCCGCTCTCATACCCGTCAGCTTGAGTTGTACATGAATGGTGAACTTGTCGGACATTGGAGAATTACACCGCATGGTGAAGAACTCCAATACACCAATTCCTGGCTTGAATCTCCCTTGCGCCGCCCCATTTCGCTGAGATTTCCTCTGACGCCGGATGCGAGGCCATATTCCGGCGCAGAGGTTCACGATTACTTCGAAAACCTATTGCCCGATACCAAAGCCATTCGAGAACGGTTAGCGCAACGTTTCAAAATTGGTTCAATCAGTGCATTTCCTTTACTTGCCGAACTCGGACGTGATTGTGTAGGCGCATTACAAATCGTCCCCGAAAATACAGAACCTCCAACTGTGAAGGAAATTTCAGCTGCCACTTTGTCCGAGGCAGATGTGGCCAAAATTCTTCGTGAAACGGTAACCAGCGATAGTGGACATTTCGGAAGCGATTATCAAGACGATGACTTTCGCATCTCAATTGCCGGTGCGCAGGAAAAGACGGCATTGCTGTGGCATGAAAACAGGTGGTGCCGTCCTCTTGGCGCTACTCCCACCACACACATCCTAAAGCTTCCGCTAGGCCTTGTCGGCAATATGCAGGCAGACATGAGGGGTTCTGTCGAGAACGAATGGCTTTGTTCTAGAATTCTTACTGCCTATGGGCTGCCGACAGCGCAATGTGAAATTCACCAATTTGAAGACCAAAAGGTGCTTG is part of the Glaciimonas sp. PCH181 genome and encodes:
- a CDS encoding helix-turn-helix domain-containing protein; translated protein: MSDFPIHTAEQLIPLFSAFRKKRQLSQAALAHRVGVGQQTISQLERHPNKATVERLLRALAVLDVELVLREKQSTIANVQANQEVW
- a CDS encoding type II toxin-antitoxin system HipA family toxin encodes the protein MGRRSHTRQLELYMNGELVGHWRITPHGEELQYTNSWLESPLRRPISLRFPLTPDARPYSGAEVHDYFENLLPDTKAIRERLAQRFKIGSISAFPLLAELGRDCVGALQIVPENTEPPTVKEISAATLSEADVAKILRETVTSDSGHFGSDYQDDDFRISIAGAQEKTALLWHENRWCRPLGATPTTHILKLPLGLVGNMQADMRGSVENEWLCSRILTAYGLPTAQCEIHQFEDQKVLVVERFDRRHAQHGEWLLRLPQEDMCQATGTSYLRKYQKDGGPGMDRIMDLLRTSENAFEDRRKFFACQIVFWLLAATDGHAKNFSIHLKQGGAYTLTPFYDILSAYPVIGSGKNLVSPRKAKLAMGVKGKNMHSHINEIQLRHWNVTATRNGLAYGGEDIISDLIARTPDVIAKVRIQLPADFPEIIASSVFSGMQEAANKLRNSPAYLRIPLTPP